In Primulina eburnea isolate SZY01 chromosome 5, ASM2296580v1, whole genome shotgun sequence, a single window of DNA contains:
- the LOC140832981 gene encoding TNF receptor-associated factor homolog 1a-like isoform X2, translating to MAGVAADEFGVIRSLEEATNGQQLCRSGEALVEWRSSENIEIGTPSISPPYWDSDDDDDGGPKPSGLYGKHTWKIDKFSQVNKREIRSNAFEIGGYKWYILIYPQGCDVCNHLSLFLCVANHDKLLPGWSHFAQFTIAVVNKDPKKSKYSDTLHRFRKKEHDWGWKKFMELSKVMDGFIDADTLVIKAQVQVIRERADRPFRCLDCQYRRELVRVYLTNVETICRRFVEECRGKLVNLIEDKARWSSFCAFWLGMDQSSRCCMSQEKTDTILKVIVKHFFIEKEVTSTLVMDSLYSGLKALKGQTKGKKIKGKYLEMEDSPVPFICIEKEMLALVDDVLPILERAAMEPLPSKDEKGPQNRTKDVAAGEEFNKDSIERGERRLTELGRRTIEIFVLTHIFSKIEVAYQEAVSLKRQEELIREEEAAWLADIEQKMKCGALDKEKKSKKKQGKQKRNTRKGKDKVKDDKPEPNALEKAEEDDPTAEKKDILNSDPATTLETLDAAEDISDVSDSVDYVPELLRLDSADREASAVNWEANISGVHPPSEGSSSEHGRLSRAQNGIEGSILSMVDDSSSTCSTESIPSTVTSLPHYGNSHNNKIQKDSIGARNHRRKITPYTAHWVDEELSQPSERVPDGVQLDVASQNSKTFESNYKAPVRSLPDHVHLTGQKEEVNNNFGDKNSCRVEVDGDRTAYAVSPPRSPSISTPSITTSKLESKLRVTTNPIVAKKRSSESEKQVDRTSSISNSDERATTSQSDTQKFATPKHAENPSRNQVSVVIEKAHMQHVRVAADKPSMAQVPVMSRPLSAPIVPAPRPAVSMVSVVQTTSTLARLVNATGRLGPEATASPTHSYIPQFYRNAIIGSQVTGNSSAYWQNHSASSVTNAPLFLSHSSDIMDSNSIRPRFPFGTVNHHDRLQNRPPWMENPQVDNSGNLTGDHAPLLNEMPQYDLYTGPAPRRSQDHLFELPASTSGRQNHVSLDEFPHIDIINDLLDDEHGIGMGHQSYKRGPHSINRQFSFPSYHHGMSSSQLLSSGLCRLERTRSYLDDGFQHVYGSTAGNPYDPIQDIRLHTGPRPYLNGHIDGLTRNQWQISGEMPCSTISNGEIDGYPHHVLDFPNHAVGINGYSVFRPSNGL from the exons ATGGCTGGGGTTGCAGCTGATGAATTTGGAGTGATAAGGTCATTGGAAGAGGCAACAAATGGACAGCAGCTATGTCGATCAGGGGAAGCATTGGTAGAATGGAGGTCTTCAGAGAATATTGAAATTGGAACTCCATCTATTTCACCACCTTACTGGGATAGCGACGACGACGATGATGGAG GACCAAAACCTTCTGGGTTATATGGAAAACACACTTGGAAAATTGATAAGTTTTCGCAAGTGAACAAAAGAGAAATTCGGAGCAATGCATTTGAGATTGGGGGATACAAATG GTACATCTTGATTTACCCTCAAGGCTGTGATGTCTGCAATCACCTCTCATTGTTTCTTTGTGTTGCCAATCATGACAAGCTTCTTCCAG GGTGGAGCCATTTTGCACAATTCACTATTGCTGTGGTGAATAAAGATCCTAAAAAATCCAAATATTCTG ATACATTGCATCGTTTCAGGAAGAAGGAGCACGACTGGGGATGGAAGAAGTTCATGGAGCTATCAAAGGTCATGGATGGGTTTATTGATGCTGACACTTTGGTAATTAAAGCTCAAGTTCAAGTCATAAG GGAGAGAGCAGACCGTCCATTCCGTTGCCTTGACTGTCAGTATAGGAGGGAACTTGTTCGTGTATATTTGACAAACGTAGAAACAATTTGCAGGCGTTTTGTGGAAGAATGTCGGGGAAAGCTTGTGAATCTAATAGAGGATAAAGctagatggtctag CTTCTGTGCTTTCTGGTTGGGTATGGACCAAAGTTCCAGGTGCTGCATGTCTCAAGAAAAAACAGACACAATACTAAAAGTAATCGTGAAGCATTTTTTCATAGAAAAAGAAGTCACATCCACCCTGGTCATGGATTCGTTATACAGTGGTCTGAAGGCTCTAAAAGGCCAGACCAAGGGGAAGAAAATCAAGGGAAAATATTTGGAAATGGAAGATTCACCAGTTCCTTTTATTTGCATTGAGAAAGAAATGCTTGCATTGGTGGACGATGTTTTGCCAATTCTGGAGAGGGCTGCCATGGAACCTTTGCCTTCAAAGGATGAGAAAGGTCCTCAAAATCGTACAAAG GATGTGGCTGCTGGAGAGGAGTTCAACAAGGATTCTATTGAACGTGGTGAGAGGCGATTGACTGAATTGGGACGTCGGACTATTGAGATATTTGTGTTGACACATATTTTTAG TAAAATTGAAGTTGCATACCAGGAGGCAGTTTCTTTAAAGAGGCAAGAAGAGCTCATTCGTGAAGAGGAAGCAGCTTGGCTTGCTGATATTGAGCAGAAAATGAAATGTGGAGCACTGGATAaggaaaaaaaatctaaaaaaaagcAG GGCAAACAGAAACGGAACACTCGTAAAGGAAAGGACAAGGTAAAAGACGACAAGCCTGAACCTAATGCCCTAGAGAAGGCTGAGGAAGATGATCCTACTGCTGAAAAAAAGGACATCTTAAATTCTGATCCAGCAACGACACTTGAAACACTTGATGCAGCGGAAGATATTTCTGATGTGTCTGATtcagttgattatgttcctgaattaCTTCGACTAGATTCAGCAGATAGAGAAGCTAGTGCTGTCAATTGGGAGGCCAATATTTCTGGGGTGCACCCTCCCTCAGAAGGAAGTAGCAGCGAGCATGGTAGGCTTTCACGTGCACAGAATGGAATAGAAGGAAGTATTCTATCTATGGTGGATGATAGCTCATCAACATGTTCCACCGAGTCAATTCCTTCCACTGTAACTAGTCTGCCTCATTATGGCAATTCTCACAATAACAAAATCCAAAAGGATTCAATTGG TGCCAGGAACCATCGACGGAAGATTACTCCCTATACAGCTCATTGGGTTGATGAAGAACTTAGTCAACCATCTGAGAGGGTTCCGGATGGAGTACAGTTGGATGTTGCTTCCCAAAATTCCAAGACATTTGAATCTAATTATAAGGCTCCTGTTCGATCATTGCCAGATCATGTACACTTGACTGGGCAAAAG GAGGaagtaaacaacaattttggtGACAAAAACTCGTGTAGAGTAGAAGTTGATGGTGACCGGACAGCATATGCCGTGTCACCTCCCAGGAGCCCTTCCATAAGCACTCCTTCTATTACTACTTCAAAGTTGGAGTCAAAGTTGCGAGTTACGACTAATCCTATTGTGGCTAAGAAGCGATCTTCGGAGAGTGAAAAACAAGTGGACAGAACAAGTAGCATATCAAATTCTGATGAAAGGGCAACCACATCGCAGAGTGATACTCAGAAATTTGCAACTCCAAAGCATGCTGAAAATCCTTCACGAAATCAAGTTTCTGTTGTAATTGAAAAAGCTCATATGCAGCATGTGCGAGTTGCAGCTGATAAGCCCTCAATGGCACAAGTGCCAGTTATGTCCAGGCCCTTGAGCGCTCCTATTGTCCCTGCCCCTAGGCCTGCTGTTTCAATGGTTTCTGTTGTTCAAACGACTTCCACATTGGCACGTTTGGTTAATGCAACTGGTAGGCTTGGTCCAGAGGCTACTGCATCTCCAACCCATAGTTATATCCCTCAATTCTATCGAAATGCAATCATCGGTAGCCAAGTTACTGGAAATTCATCTGCGTACTGGCAGAATCATTCAGCAAGTTCAGTGACAAATGCACCATTATTTTTATCTCACAGTTCTGACATAATGGATTCAAATTCAATCAGACCAAGATTTCCATTTGGAACAGTGAATCATCATGATAGATTACAGAATAGACCACCATGGATGGAAAACCCCCAAGTGGATAACAGTGGGAACTTAACCGGGGATCATGCTCCGCTACTTAATGAAATGCCACAATATGATTTGTATACAGGTCCCGCGCCCAGGAGATCCCAAGACCATCTATTCGAGCTTCCAGCCTCAACGTCTGGTCGGCAAAATCATGTGTCGCTGGATGAGTTTCCGCACATAGATATCATCAATGACTTGCTTGATGATGAACATGGAATTGGGATGGGCCATCAGAGTTACAAACGTGGGCCTCACAGTATAAACCGGCAATTTAGCTTCCCCAGTTACCACCATGGCATGTCAAGCAGCCAGCTCCTCTCATCGGGCTTGTGTAGGCTTGAGAGGACACGGAGCTATCTTGATGATGGGTTCCAGCATGTATATGGTTCGACTGCTGGGAATCCGTATGATCCAATCCAGGATATACGGCTCCATACTGGTCCAAGACCATATTTAAATGGACATATTGATGGTTTGACACGCAATCAGTGGCAAATATCCGGTGAAATGCCCTGTTCAACCatcagcaatggagaaattgatGGATATCCTCATCATGTACTGGATTTTCCCAACCACGCCGTTGGTATCAATGGTTATTCAGTTTTCCGGCCTTCGAACGGGCTTTGA
- the LOC140832981 gene encoding TNF receptor-associated factor homolog 1a-like isoform X1, with translation MAGVAADEFGVIRSLEEATNGQQLCRSGEALVEWRSSENIEIGTPSISPPYWDSDDDDDGGPKPSGLYGKHTWKIDKFSQVNKREIRSNAFEIGGYKWYILIYPQGCDVCNHLSLFLCVANHDKLLPGWSHFAQFTIAVVNKDPKKSKYSDTLHRFRKKEHDWGWKKFMELSKVMDGFIDADTLVIKAQVQVIRERADRPFRCLDCQYRRELVRVYLTNVETICRRFVEECRGKLVNLIEDKARWSSFCAFWLGMDQSSRCCMSQEKTDTILKVIVKHFFIEKEVTSTLVMDSLYSGLKALKGQTKGKKIKGKYLEMEDSPVPFICIEKEMLALVDDVLPILERAAMEPLPSKDEKGPQNRTKDVAAGEEFNKDSIERGERRLTELGRRTIEIFVLTHIFSKIEVAYQEAVSLKRQEELIREEEAAWLADIEQKMKCGALDKEKKSKKKQGKQKRNTRKGKDKVKDDKPEPNALEKAEEDDPTAEKKDILNSDPATTLETLDAAEDISDVSDSVDYVPELLRLDSADREASAVNWEANISGVHPPSEGSSSEHGRLSRAQNGIEGSILSMVDDSSSTCSTESIPSTVTSLPHYGNSHNNKIQKDSIGARNHRRKITPYTAHWVDEELSQPSERVPDGVQLDVASQNSKTFESNYKAPVRSLPDHVHLTGQKVGKEEVNNNFGDKNSCRVEVDGDRTAYAVSPPRSPSISTPSITTSKLESKLRVTTNPIVAKKRSSESEKQVDRTSSISNSDERATTSQSDTQKFATPKHAENPSRNQVSVVIEKAHMQHVRVAADKPSMAQVPVMSRPLSAPIVPAPRPAVSMVSVVQTTSTLARLVNATGRLGPEATASPTHSYIPQFYRNAIIGSQVTGNSSAYWQNHSASSVTNAPLFLSHSSDIMDSNSIRPRFPFGTVNHHDRLQNRPPWMENPQVDNSGNLTGDHAPLLNEMPQYDLYTGPAPRRSQDHLFELPASTSGRQNHVSLDEFPHIDIINDLLDDEHGIGMGHQSYKRGPHSINRQFSFPSYHHGMSSSQLLSSGLCRLERTRSYLDDGFQHVYGSTAGNPYDPIQDIRLHTGPRPYLNGHIDGLTRNQWQISGEMPCSTISNGEIDGYPHHVLDFPNHAVGINGYSVFRPSNGL, from the exons ATGGCTGGGGTTGCAGCTGATGAATTTGGAGTGATAAGGTCATTGGAAGAGGCAACAAATGGACAGCAGCTATGTCGATCAGGGGAAGCATTGGTAGAATGGAGGTCTTCAGAGAATATTGAAATTGGAACTCCATCTATTTCACCACCTTACTGGGATAGCGACGACGACGATGATGGAG GACCAAAACCTTCTGGGTTATATGGAAAACACACTTGGAAAATTGATAAGTTTTCGCAAGTGAACAAAAGAGAAATTCGGAGCAATGCATTTGAGATTGGGGGATACAAATG GTACATCTTGATTTACCCTCAAGGCTGTGATGTCTGCAATCACCTCTCATTGTTTCTTTGTGTTGCCAATCATGACAAGCTTCTTCCAG GGTGGAGCCATTTTGCACAATTCACTATTGCTGTGGTGAATAAAGATCCTAAAAAATCCAAATATTCTG ATACATTGCATCGTTTCAGGAAGAAGGAGCACGACTGGGGATGGAAGAAGTTCATGGAGCTATCAAAGGTCATGGATGGGTTTATTGATGCTGACACTTTGGTAATTAAAGCTCAAGTTCAAGTCATAAG GGAGAGAGCAGACCGTCCATTCCGTTGCCTTGACTGTCAGTATAGGAGGGAACTTGTTCGTGTATATTTGACAAACGTAGAAACAATTTGCAGGCGTTTTGTGGAAGAATGTCGGGGAAAGCTTGTGAATCTAATAGAGGATAAAGctagatggtctag CTTCTGTGCTTTCTGGTTGGGTATGGACCAAAGTTCCAGGTGCTGCATGTCTCAAGAAAAAACAGACACAATACTAAAAGTAATCGTGAAGCATTTTTTCATAGAAAAAGAAGTCACATCCACCCTGGTCATGGATTCGTTATACAGTGGTCTGAAGGCTCTAAAAGGCCAGACCAAGGGGAAGAAAATCAAGGGAAAATATTTGGAAATGGAAGATTCACCAGTTCCTTTTATTTGCATTGAGAAAGAAATGCTTGCATTGGTGGACGATGTTTTGCCAATTCTGGAGAGGGCTGCCATGGAACCTTTGCCTTCAAAGGATGAGAAAGGTCCTCAAAATCGTACAAAG GATGTGGCTGCTGGAGAGGAGTTCAACAAGGATTCTATTGAACGTGGTGAGAGGCGATTGACTGAATTGGGACGTCGGACTATTGAGATATTTGTGTTGACACATATTTTTAG TAAAATTGAAGTTGCATACCAGGAGGCAGTTTCTTTAAAGAGGCAAGAAGAGCTCATTCGTGAAGAGGAAGCAGCTTGGCTTGCTGATATTGAGCAGAAAATGAAATGTGGAGCACTGGATAaggaaaaaaaatctaaaaaaaagcAG GGCAAACAGAAACGGAACACTCGTAAAGGAAAGGACAAGGTAAAAGACGACAAGCCTGAACCTAATGCCCTAGAGAAGGCTGAGGAAGATGATCCTACTGCTGAAAAAAAGGACATCTTAAATTCTGATCCAGCAACGACACTTGAAACACTTGATGCAGCGGAAGATATTTCTGATGTGTCTGATtcagttgattatgttcctgaattaCTTCGACTAGATTCAGCAGATAGAGAAGCTAGTGCTGTCAATTGGGAGGCCAATATTTCTGGGGTGCACCCTCCCTCAGAAGGAAGTAGCAGCGAGCATGGTAGGCTTTCACGTGCACAGAATGGAATAGAAGGAAGTATTCTATCTATGGTGGATGATAGCTCATCAACATGTTCCACCGAGTCAATTCCTTCCACTGTAACTAGTCTGCCTCATTATGGCAATTCTCACAATAACAAAATCCAAAAGGATTCAATTGG TGCCAGGAACCATCGACGGAAGATTACTCCCTATACAGCTCATTGGGTTGATGAAGAACTTAGTCAACCATCTGAGAGGGTTCCGGATGGAGTACAGTTGGATGTTGCTTCCCAAAATTCCAAGACATTTGAATCTAATTATAAGGCTCCTGTTCGATCATTGCCAGATCATGTACACTTGACTGGGCAAAAGGTTGGGAAG GAGGaagtaaacaacaattttggtGACAAAAACTCGTGTAGAGTAGAAGTTGATGGTGACCGGACAGCATATGCCGTGTCACCTCCCAGGAGCCCTTCCATAAGCACTCCTTCTATTACTACTTCAAAGTTGGAGTCAAAGTTGCGAGTTACGACTAATCCTATTGTGGCTAAGAAGCGATCTTCGGAGAGTGAAAAACAAGTGGACAGAACAAGTAGCATATCAAATTCTGATGAAAGGGCAACCACATCGCAGAGTGATACTCAGAAATTTGCAACTCCAAAGCATGCTGAAAATCCTTCACGAAATCAAGTTTCTGTTGTAATTGAAAAAGCTCATATGCAGCATGTGCGAGTTGCAGCTGATAAGCCCTCAATGGCACAAGTGCCAGTTATGTCCAGGCCCTTGAGCGCTCCTATTGTCCCTGCCCCTAGGCCTGCTGTTTCAATGGTTTCTGTTGTTCAAACGACTTCCACATTGGCACGTTTGGTTAATGCAACTGGTAGGCTTGGTCCAGAGGCTACTGCATCTCCAACCCATAGTTATATCCCTCAATTCTATCGAAATGCAATCATCGGTAGCCAAGTTACTGGAAATTCATCTGCGTACTGGCAGAATCATTCAGCAAGTTCAGTGACAAATGCACCATTATTTTTATCTCACAGTTCTGACATAATGGATTCAAATTCAATCAGACCAAGATTTCCATTTGGAACAGTGAATCATCATGATAGATTACAGAATAGACCACCATGGATGGAAAACCCCCAAGTGGATAACAGTGGGAACTTAACCGGGGATCATGCTCCGCTACTTAATGAAATGCCACAATATGATTTGTATACAGGTCCCGCGCCCAGGAGATCCCAAGACCATCTATTCGAGCTTCCAGCCTCAACGTCTGGTCGGCAAAATCATGTGTCGCTGGATGAGTTTCCGCACATAGATATCATCAATGACTTGCTTGATGATGAACATGGAATTGGGATGGGCCATCAGAGTTACAAACGTGGGCCTCACAGTATAAACCGGCAATTTAGCTTCCCCAGTTACCACCATGGCATGTCAAGCAGCCAGCTCCTCTCATCGGGCTTGTGTAGGCTTGAGAGGACACGGAGCTATCTTGATGATGGGTTCCAGCATGTATATGGTTCGACTGCTGGGAATCCGTATGATCCAATCCAGGATATACGGCTCCATACTGGTCCAAGACCATATTTAAATGGACATATTGATGGTTTGACACGCAATCAGTGGCAAATATCCGGTGAAATGCCCTGTTCAACCatcagcaatggagaaattgatGGATATCCTCATCATGTACTGGATTTTCCCAACCACGCCGTTGGTATCAATGGTTATTCAGTTTTCCGGCCTTCGAACGGGCTTTGA
- the LOC140832981 gene encoding TNF receptor-associated factor homolog 1a-like isoform X3: MELSKVMDGFIDADTLVIKAQVQVIRERADRPFRCLDCQYRRELVRVYLTNVETICRRFVEECRGKLVNLIEDKARWSSFCAFWLGMDQSSRCCMSQEKTDTILKVIVKHFFIEKEVTSTLVMDSLYSGLKALKGQTKGKKIKGKYLEMEDSPVPFICIEKEMLALVDDVLPILERAAMEPLPSKDEKGPQNRTKDVAAGEEFNKDSIERGERRLTELGRRTIEIFVLTHIFSKIEVAYQEAVSLKRQEELIREEEAAWLADIEQKMKCGALDKEKKSKKKQGKQKRNTRKGKDKVKDDKPEPNALEKAEEDDPTAEKKDILNSDPATTLETLDAAEDISDVSDSVDYVPELLRLDSADREASAVNWEANISGVHPPSEGSSSEHGRLSRAQNGIEGSILSMVDDSSSTCSTESIPSTVTSLPHYGNSHNNKIQKDSIGARNHRRKITPYTAHWVDEELSQPSERVPDGVQLDVASQNSKTFESNYKAPVRSLPDHVHLTGQKVGKEEVNNNFGDKNSCRVEVDGDRTAYAVSPPRSPSISTPSITTSKLESKLRVTTNPIVAKKRSSESEKQVDRTSSISNSDERATTSQSDTQKFATPKHAENPSRNQVSVVIEKAHMQHVRVAADKPSMAQVPVMSRPLSAPIVPAPRPAVSMVSVVQTTSTLARLVNATGRLGPEATASPTHSYIPQFYRNAIIGSQVTGNSSAYWQNHSASSVTNAPLFLSHSSDIMDSNSIRPRFPFGTVNHHDRLQNRPPWMENPQVDNSGNLTGDHAPLLNEMPQYDLYTGPAPRRSQDHLFELPASTSGRQNHVSLDEFPHIDIINDLLDDEHGIGMGHQSYKRGPHSINRQFSFPSYHHGMSSSQLLSSGLCRLERTRSYLDDGFQHVYGSTAGNPYDPIQDIRLHTGPRPYLNGHIDGLTRNQWQISGEMPCSTISNGEIDGYPHHVLDFPNHAVGINGYSVFRPSNGL; the protein is encoded by the exons ATGGAGCTATCAAAGGTCATGGATGGGTTTATTGATGCTGACACTTTGGTAATTAAAGCTCAAGTTCAAGTCATAAG GGAGAGAGCAGACCGTCCATTCCGTTGCCTTGACTGTCAGTATAGGAGGGAACTTGTTCGTGTATATTTGACAAACGTAGAAACAATTTGCAGGCGTTTTGTGGAAGAATGTCGGGGAAAGCTTGTGAATCTAATAGAGGATAAAGctagatggtctag CTTCTGTGCTTTCTGGTTGGGTATGGACCAAAGTTCCAGGTGCTGCATGTCTCAAGAAAAAACAGACACAATACTAAAAGTAATCGTGAAGCATTTTTTCATAGAAAAAGAAGTCACATCCACCCTGGTCATGGATTCGTTATACAGTGGTCTGAAGGCTCTAAAAGGCCAGACCAAGGGGAAGAAAATCAAGGGAAAATATTTGGAAATGGAAGATTCACCAGTTCCTTTTATTTGCATTGAGAAAGAAATGCTTGCATTGGTGGACGATGTTTTGCCAATTCTGGAGAGGGCTGCCATGGAACCTTTGCCTTCAAAGGATGAGAAAGGTCCTCAAAATCGTACAAAG GATGTGGCTGCTGGAGAGGAGTTCAACAAGGATTCTATTGAACGTGGTGAGAGGCGATTGACTGAATTGGGACGTCGGACTATTGAGATATTTGTGTTGACACATATTTTTAG TAAAATTGAAGTTGCATACCAGGAGGCAGTTTCTTTAAAGAGGCAAGAAGAGCTCATTCGTGAAGAGGAAGCAGCTTGGCTTGCTGATATTGAGCAGAAAATGAAATGTGGAGCACTGGATAaggaaaaaaaatctaaaaaaaagcAG GGCAAACAGAAACGGAACACTCGTAAAGGAAAGGACAAGGTAAAAGACGACAAGCCTGAACCTAATGCCCTAGAGAAGGCTGAGGAAGATGATCCTACTGCTGAAAAAAAGGACATCTTAAATTCTGATCCAGCAACGACACTTGAAACACTTGATGCAGCGGAAGATATTTCTGATGTGTCTGATtcagttgattatgttcctgaattaCTTCGACTAGATTCAGCAGATAGAGAAGCTAGTGCTGTCAATTGGGAGGCCAATATTTCTGGGGTGCACCCTCCCTCAGAAGGAAGTAGCAGCGAGCATGGTAGGCTTTCACGTGCACAGAATGGAATAGAAGGAAGTATTCTATCTATGGTGGATGATAGCTCATCAACATGTTCCACCGAGTCAATTCCTTCCACTGTAACTAGTCTGCCTCATTATGGCAATTCTCACAATAACAAAATCCAAAAGGATTCAATTGG TGCCAGGAACCATCGACGGAAGATTACTCCCTATACAGCTCATTGGGTTGATGAAGAACTTAGTCAACCATCTGAGAGGGTTCCGGATGGAGTACAGTTGGATGTTGCTTCCCAAAATTCCAAGACATTTGAATCTAATTATAAGGCTCCTGTTCGATCATTGCCAGATCATGTACACTTGACTGGGCAAAAGGTTGGGAAG GAGGaagtaaacaacaattttggtGACAAAAACTCGTGTAGAGTAGAAGTTGATGGTGACCGGACAGCATATGCCGTGTCACCTCCCAGGAGCCCTTCCATAAGCACTCCTTCTATTACTACTTCAAAGTTGGAGTCAAAGTTGCGAGTTACGACTAATCCTATTGTGGCTAAGAAGCGATCTTCGGAGAGTGAAAAACAAGTGGACAGAACAAGTAGCATATCAAATTCTGATGAAAGGGCAACCACATCGCAGAGTGATACTCAGAAATTTGCAACTCCAAAGCATGCTGAAAATCCTTCACGAAATCAAGTTTCTGTTGTAATTGAAAAAGCTCATATGCAGCATGTGCGAGTTGCAGCTGATAAGCCCTCAATGGCACAAGTGCCAGTTATGTCCAGGCCCTTGAGCGCTCCTATTGTCCCTGCCCCTAGGCCTGCTGTTTCAATGGTTTCTGTTGTTCAAACGACTTCCACATTGGCACGTTTGGTTAATGCAACTGGTAGGCTTGGTCCAGAGGCTACTGCATCTCCAACCCATAGTTATATCCCTCAATTCTATCGAAATGCAATCATCGGTAGCCAAGTTACTGGAAATTCATCTGCGTACTGGCAGAATCATTCAGCAAGTTCAGTGACAAATGCACCATTATTTTTATCTCACAGTTCTGACATAATGGATTCAAATTCAATCAGACCAAGATTTCCATTTGGAACAGTGAATCATCATGATAGATTACAGAATAGACCACCATGGATGGAAAACCCCCAAGTGGATAACAGTGGGAACTTAACCGGGGATCATGCTCCGCTACTTAATGAAATGCCACAATATGATTTGTATACAGGTCCCGCGCCCAGGAGATCCCAAGACCATCTATTCGAGCTTCCAGCCTCAACGTCTGGTCGGCAAAATCATGTGTCGCTGGATGAGTTTCCGCACATAGATATCATCAATGACTTGCTTGATGATGAACATGGAATTGGGATGGGCCATCAGAGTTACAAACGTGGGCCTCACAGTATAAACCGGCAATTTAGCTTCCCCAGTTACCACCATGGCATGTCAAGCAGCCAGCTCCTCTCATCGGGCTTGTGTAGGCTTGAGAGGACACGGAGCTATCTTGATGATGGGTTCCAGCATGTATATGGTTCGACTGCTGGGAATCCGTATGATCCAATCCAGGATATACGGCTCCATACTGGTCCAAGACCATATTTAAATGGACATATTGATGGTTTGACACGCAATCAGTGGCAAATATCCGGTGAAATGCCCTGTTCAACCatcagcaatggagaaattgatGGATATCCTCATCATGTACTGGATTTTCCCAACCACGCCGTTGGTATCAATGGTTATTCAGTTTTCCGGCCTTCGAACGGGCTTTGA